The genomic segment TTCAGGGTAGATAAATTACGTTGATGAAAGACTTGAAAAACTATCATGGTCTTTATAGCACATGTATGGTCATGCTGCAAATCTCTATTTTCTCTGTTTCATACTAGTTGATATTATTATGATCGTTCctacactgaaacctctctaatccgacacctctgtaatccagaatatatatagctctataatctgacattgtcttgtataccaaaaagacTTTTTCTATATaatactacctcaataatccgacatccttgctaatccaacACAGTTTGTCTTACACCATGAGTATCGGATTATAGAAGTTTCACTGTAAACTGaatgcagtggaacctctcttatctgggcagtctggtacatattactgtccgtatctcagaataTCCACAACTAATAATGctaaatacactatagtaactgacttaaatacaagtaatgtacattgctattgctatcagttagtgctaaaTGGGCAGAAGAGGCAGTGGCTATACAGAACATTCATGgccactcccctgggctgtaagaAATGTATTATCACGTACCTATGTAGCAACCAAGTGGTTATTAGTGGAATAAACAAACCACCTATATCAACCTTtgggctccctccttgtgctttcatctaacccaTGCATCGAATTTGGCAGCTTTAACATTTCTTCCAATGCAGAGAATTGCAAATTGTAGAACTTATTGTATACATGATATAGtcaacacacagacacacgcactcacatgcacacacaaacacatacacacaaacaaacacacacacacacacaaacaaagccTTCAAGTAAAACAAAGCCTTTTGGTGCCATGCTAACacagtcatgcctacccagtgaaccagcatgCACTGGGACTCCTGTGTTTTACTCAGGTGCTGAACAGGAAAATCCTCATGGGGTCTGCCTCACATAAGGGGTGAAGGACCAGGTGGGATTACCAGTGCCCACAGCTTTACCTGTGAGGCACGGTACGGCCTCCTGTAGGTAGTCTTACACAGTTGGCTGATTAACACCACtaaggtacccattgatgtttcAGCTGGgtgtgggctgcttccccagctGACACCATGCCAAGCCATCGGTCTGGCATACTGGAAAAATGTGcagagtaaagtttcttgtttaAGGAAACAAATTAAACAACAGCAAAAACTAGGCATCAAACCTGGCACTCCTTGATTATACCATGCTGATACTCTagccacccacacacacacacacacacacacacacacacacacacacacacacacacacacacacacacacacacacacacacacacacacacacacacacacacacacacacacacacacacacacacacacacacacacacacacacacacacacacacacacacacacacacacacacacacacacacacacacacacacacacacacacacacacacacacacacacacacacacacacacacacacacacacacacacacacacacacacacacactccttGACTGGGGATCCTCTTCGTATAGGCCCCAACCCCCCCTTCCCCATAAGACACACCCATCTACTTAGCCAAGGGACACTATTTACAAGCCTTTTATTTAGGCTAGGTGGACCTCATGGAGGATGAATGAGCCACAGATAATAGCAGAGACCTCAACTTCTCCTTGACCACACAGTCAGGGACAGTATTGTTTTACCATGCAATATTATTCATACACCTAATGTACTACAAATGTTCAACTGCCTTTTacttttcacatcttttttgtcATTTTCCTATATACTTTTACTCTGTACTGCAGTTCTCATTAATATTATGTACTACAGGTTGATATACATAGTCCAGACAGATGTATAGGTGCAATTATGAAGACAAAAATTACGTGTAAATACAGGAATGAATAAAAAATATCAGCTGACAATGATTATGCAAGTGAACAGTATAGCTGCAGTGTGATAAGGTGCAAAATGCTGTATACATCCATCAGTCAATATCACTTTCACTACTTTCATCAGGTTCAGTAATATGGCACTCGTCTACAACATTGAACACCTCTAGAATTCTAAATTCTTCTGCCATAGTACACAGCTTGTGTACTATCTTGGCTTTACTTTTCAGTAGTGTTGCCAATTTTCCCTCTAAAAACATGCGCTCCATTGAATAAGAAGCATACTTGTAATTGCAAGGTAGATTTATCTGTACAATTAAGCATTTCAATATGTGTGATATGAActctacaaaattaatatctgACCTGATCAGTCGCAGAGTCTCTTATCACCAGCTGCATCTTGTCCTCAACATCTCTTATAGATTctgttgtaattgtaacttATGTGCATGttgaacatacatacataaatgcaATGTAACACATTGTCTGTTGGTTGTTTATAGCATACCAAATCCATTGTATAAACAATATTGTTTATGTCCTATaataaattttgtgtaaaatagCCTTGTCTTTTACGCAAGTTTTAAACACTTAGTGTACTTGAAAGCTACTTTCTTGGATAAAAGTAAATTAAAGCAAATAATCATATAGCTAACCTGAAATTGCAGGCAATATCACTTTGTCATAATAATGAAGGCAATCCTTCATTTCTCGTATGAGTAGAATTCTTTCTTCTTTATGACGCTTAAAATTGTTGAATAACTCCACAGCTTCTATTTGCTGTTGTAGTTCAATACTCCGCCTTTTGCCTGTAATTATGATGTAAGCATATTAAATAACATTTAACCATATTATATTGTGCGTTAGTATATGTAGGTAAATTTTTCAGTACAGTGAAACCCCCATAATGTGACGTTCATTGGGATAAGAATATTGTAttggattagcaaggatgttggattattgtattgcatgcaaaaagtctttttggtatacaaaacaatgtcagattatagaggtattctggattacagaaGTGTTGAGGCTTCAGTGTATCAGGATGACTAAACAATGAAACCTCCCTAATCCGACACCTGTGTAACCCAGAGTACCTCTATAATTagacattgttttgtataccaaaaagacGTTTTCTATGTAATACTATGTACCTCAATAATTcgacatccttgctaatccaacacaattttcttatccCAATGAACGTCAGATTATACagtccagcgcctaagccaaaTATTCATTCACtatttgataaaagcaccaatattttacagagtatatggagcatgcactaagtgttttaagaaggggaggcatgtaaaaagtcctcaggaacacccctttttgcacccttacaagaaaactatttgttactattaaaaatcaatcatgtttctatcaagttaactgctgggcctagtatcatagtagtacaaagcatacagctggagcataatagcctattagtaatctataaaaatacaaatagttttctcgcctaggcagtaaacaaaatcactaaaatttccatttgcagggattctgttaaagttttggaccatcAATGCTGacaattgtgtagtactatgtacaaggatcatcctgatgtgtattgtttctttattaaaggggtataacaaaagttatttaatgctaagtTTTAATaggtcacaggtggatatctcaacagaaaaccatgaactacagcagttcagttatcaagcacagagcttgaacaaaaggtccattggccttatactgggcaccatatgaaagataattaaatttctagtttaatgaaggcagttgcaagttgtttcaacatcttgttttcaagttacagcgctttcaattcagagtaatatagcataagcaagaaaaaCACACAGGtgagtattaaggtatttcttagtgctgtgataatgctcaaaataagcataaaggagctgggttccaatgaagtgagattttgagcactaagaagtaccttatgacatatccttgtgcttttcttgcttatgcttatgctatattactctgaattgaaagcgctgtaacttgaaaacaagatgttgaaacaacttgcaactgccttcattaaactagaaatttaattacctttcatatggtgcccagtataaggacaaggaaccttttgttcaagctctgtgcttgataactgaactgctgtagttcatggttttctgttgagatatccacctgtgatCTATTAAAACTTaacattaaataacttttgttatacccctttaataaagaaatgatacacatcaggatgatccttgtacatagtactacacaattgtCAGCATTgatggtccaaaactttaacagaatccctgcaaatggaaattttagtgattttgtttactgcctaggtaagaaaactatttgtattttaaagattactaataggctattatgctccagctgtatgctttgtactactatgatattaggcccagcagttaacttgatagaaacatgattgacttttaatagtaacaaatagttttcttgtcagggtgcaaaaaaaggggtgttcctgaggactatttacgtgcctccccttcttaaaacacttagagcatgctccatatactctgtaaaaaaattggtgcttttatcaaaaagtgaacgattatgtcaattttaagggcttatgtactgcactaatagaggtttcactgtatatactATAGCATGTTCATGGATTTATAAGCAAACACGCCATGCTTGACACACGGCAAGTCAGTACATTCTATCAAAAATTTTATGTTGTTAAATACCCTTTGTTTACTAACAATTTAGTATATGCAAATATGTTAGATGACAATGTGTCAGGTGCACATCACTATTATAATAAAGCTAGGTAATTTACTTTCTACTAGCTTTACCTGTAAGCAGTGACCATGGAAAATCTCCATCTAAGATACTCTCCACTGATGTTGTGTGGTATTCATCTACTGCAGCACCACAAAGTTGATTGTATTTATCTACACAGGTTGCCAGCCTATTCTTCTCTGTTGCTACACTATGCCTCAGGTGTGCTCTTTGCATGCTTACTAGATGCTACAATAATTTACACTAGCATAATCACAAATGCATTATTCCAAGTTTACGCACTTGCTAAATTTTGTACATTGACTTGTTTCTTTTTTATACTTAAAAATAGCATTTCCATATCAGCTTGGAAGTGCTCTAAGCAGGTCTTAATTGCCAATTGTTTCCCTTCTTGCAAACACTGCTCTCTTGAAGCATCATCTACGATCAATAATAACTCTTCCAGTTCCCGAAGTCTTACAGTGTTAGTCTGTGATCTTGAAACCACAGATGTTGCTTCCTTATAGAGCTGAGCAGATTCTAGAGAATTGAATGTATATGTATTGTACAAAAGTAGGTGTTGACGTTTTTAAAGTCTTTTCTGACATATGCTTGTATCATCACAAATTCtattacatacacacatcatgcatacctagtattataCTATCAACAATATCACTGCTAGCACTAAATTCTGTGAGAGAGGTAGCTATACCCATATGCTTCCAGAGTTTGAAGTACTGCTCTCGGTTATCTCTCTCTGAAAATTCCTTGTTCAGTTCACCTGAAACACATAGGGATCAGATCATTAGCATGTTTGTGTGAATAGACCACAAAATAGTGTCTACTATACAATTCACAAaatattatatacacacacacacacatgtacacagtatataCCTCTTGCTACTGCTTGTATATTAGCTTTGTATAAATGTAGGCTGTCTTCAGTTGTGTTGATGCTTGAGGTCACCCGCAGTGTATTAAGTTCTCCCTCCAGGGTTAATAACTTCTCATCTGTCTACAAAAAAGTATATAAAGTATTTTGGTGTACTTAAAGAGGATTACACCTTTCTCAGTCTCTGGATTAATGTTTGAGGAAGAGAATCAATTTTTCGTTGATTCCAAAACCTCACAGCTTCCGTGAGAAAGTCTTCTCTGCCTGTAGTGCAGGTATAGTGAAAGTGAATAGACAAATTGCTTTTCAAGTACATACGATAAGCCAACATGTATTTAGTTGACGGACTCCatcttgaaatgtagctgaaaaacagctccATATCCTCCCCAGATCCTGCGCCAGCTCCATCTTGCCACCGAGCACCCCATAGCACCTTTACAGCATAATTAAACATATTATTCTGTGTGCTATACCTCTAATTATTACCTGACAATGCCAAGTGTGAGCTTTTGCATGCATTACAGGGAGGCAAGGAATCATTTCGTTTCCACTACTGTTGCCTGAATAGTGGACACTGCTGGTCCATGGCCAATATTTGCATATCACATCATGAATTAGATAACCCAGATTCCGATGAGTGAGATAATTCATGTGCAGAAAATGAGTATAGCCATATCTTTATCAAATAAAGATTACAATTAAGTTAataacacacatacgtacatttcACCACGAAACATGTTGACTGCTTTTTGGGCAATTATGTGACGACAGCCAGCCACAACAACTCCAGTCTCATCCAAACCCCTCATTGTCTTTGAAGTAGATTTGGCTGCCTTCCATCTACTCGTACCGCACATACCTGGTTGCTACAAAATAGCAAATGTAGATCAAAATACTGAAttaatttgtgtgtatgtgtgtgtgtgtgtgtgtgtgtgtgtgtgagagagagagagagagaggaaGATCATAGCATTAATTAGGGCACTACCTTCACAGACTGGTACTTACTAATGCCTAGTTGCTCTGGTATTTTCATTCTATCCAGCTAGGCATGGAGTTAACTAAGAAAGCAAATGGAAACTACTGTATGTCACATGATAATAGCTCCTGATAATATAAATTGAAACTTTGGATGCCCAAATCTTCCAACTGTGAAACATCTTCCTGTGTTGTGCTAATCATCAAGTTCCTAATTTGCCTTAGTGCCTGAACAGTACGTACGTGTTTCAGAATTGTGTGTAGGTGTCAGGTGCATACAACAACTAATAGCTTTTAGCTATTGATAAGGGGCCAAACATGTAGCTGTACTCTGATTGCATGATTTCCTACAGGTTGCTATGATTGATTTAAAACAGATATCCACTTCTTCTTCTTAAGGATTTAAATTTATTTAGTGACATCTCCACTAAGGAAAGTCTTAATACAAACAATTAATACCTTGGTGTGGTTTCCATGCGTGAAGAAAATGACCGTGTACTTTAGGTACATGACTTTTTCGTGATGTGAAATGATGGCCATACCCTAGTGACTGCATACATTCAGGCCAACAAGCtacagtcaggcaggcaggtaggtgGGGTAGCAGATTCATGTGAAAGCAGGCCAAAAATTGGGTTATGATGATTTGGTTTAAAATTTACTATTCAACCTTCTGTAAGTCAACACAGGATTTGttgctatatacactgtacattaacACCTTTTGTAAAGATGCTTTTCGTCATGTGCAATACAGGTGTATTCACAATGACAGCATCTTGGTTACTCTTTCAACTTTGAGGAAAGCCTAAagcagtactactgtaccaccTAATAGATATGTTGTTATTATCATCATAGCATATATAGGGTTTGTGCTGTACAACATCCATCAAGTGTAATAGTGACACATTATGTATTTACGTGTGAAACATAGTTAAGTGTGTAAACACCAAAGTGATTGACATACTCCATTGTAAACCTTTACATGCTTTCTTGTGCCTTTCAATTATATATGTAAAAACGATTACTAAACACTATCCACTATAGGGACCCGCAAGAAGGCTACTGAAAGTCTGTGTAGCAGGGAGCCAATAACAAGTTACTATTTATGTAGAATAGTTATTTACTGCAATGGATACATTTAATTGCCAAGCTAGTTGATCTAAAGGAAAGTAAAACATATTGTTGTTTACTTACAGTGTCATCATGGTAATTCACTAATTCCAAATGATGATCAACCTCTTCATTATTAACAAAAAAATGTTCCTTTGTAGTAGGAGTCTCGGATACCTCTATGAGTTCATTTAGGCTGCACATACCATCACCCATTTACATGTAGATAAACAGTATACCTGGGAACTTTGTCAAATCTATACAACTTCTTGTTGCCATCTACATGTGCTGAATGTTGCTTTCTGTGACAAGCAGGACATTCAAATGGTGAGGTGTGCTGCAGCTGCTGAATCTCCATCCGGCAGTATCTGAACTCTTCAAAGCCTTTCATAAAGGTTTCTTGATTAATGGGTGAAGTCTTTAATGTTGAAATAAATTATTGTAAATATCATGTACTAAATTATAGAGTATACAAAGAGTAGTATATATAGGAAGGTAACTTTTCTTtatacaaaaaataattatacatagaTTGGCAAGGAATTACTGTAAATTAGATTTTTCAACTTAAGCAtgcacatgtagctatataatttcatgttgcatatgcatgcacattttACAGAAATAACATTAAAcacacattcacacacacacatgcacacgcacacgcgcacacacacacacacacttcttgACTGCCTGTCCCTGGATTCTCTTTATCCTGGCCTCATCCCAACCATGAGACGCATTCCGCTTACTAATCTATTTACAAGGCTAGGCGGACCTCATGGAAGACGGATGGGCCACAGACAATAGCAGGGACCTGAGCTTCTCCTTGATCCTTATCAATGCTCCAGTGTATGCAATGCATGAAGTGTATATGCATGGCCTTGTTGTTTGGGTTCCAAAGCTAATTCTAGGGTACCATGGTCTTCACCACACAGTTAGGGACAGGGCTGCTGCCATTAGCTACATCACAGAGGACCAATTCTCTGTGGTGTATATGCACATTCACACACACGCGATGCgtgcgcatgcacacacacacacacacacacacacacacacacacacacacacacacacacacacacacacacacacacacacacacactgcatgcacacgcacacacaaacacacagtaTTATGGAGAGATATATAATAAATGATTTGTGTGTGTGGGAGAGAGCTATGAAAAACACAAAGAGCATGCAATTGATAAATTATTGTGCAGTTAACAACACGCACCCTTCCATTAAGAGCTGACACCTCTTCTAGAGTGTGAAGGAATCCACTCACAGAAGTACCAGGAAGTACTTTATGAAGAAGATCAAACAAATCAAACACCTTCTTAGAAAATAAGTATTGATGTCTTCTGGCTACATTCCCAGGCCAAAAGCCAGAATCTATGATGGCGGGTAACATATCCTCTAGCACAAATGAACAATGTTCACATGCCAGAGTACAGACATCCAAGTCAAATCTTCCTGTTAAGTAAATAGTAAATAAGACTATACAataaatcaacttttacattGTAGTACTCAGTAAAGTTAATAGTTGACTACAGTAAAGTTAATAGTTGTATGTTACTAGTGAATACAATATAGTCACTGTTTTACTATTTGAATAGAGCAATATTATATATTGGTGATATATTCACAATTATATGTTCAGTCCTAATTTAATGCATACGGTATACATGTGTTATATAGTTG from the Dysidea avara chromosome 13, odDysAvar1.4, whole genome shotgun sequence genome contains:
- the LOC136242025 gene encoding uncharacterized protein, encoding MDQSFVSRQTCESVAKEIEGILVSKCTGKKPTKELVLNELESAVESLASNSCKAKRRKKLKQISGRQYNYEGHRKVNSSATRPRHRDRHSSASRMNVDLDSNTDEVPISNDSVDMTWSSAVTDELDQEYGDNIESESDPKCELDALCIEIEHNLKEYQAKQNASGSAWHQRIERREEAWEVNRRAIFEHVVRNETLPEQNDCSLCGKRAFIRCSNCGSAVLLCAACDDVIHSSHPLHDREIWCGSHFVPVPPTTSICEENLEFITIRRFWPLKQPWRCPSCESVGTYKRIPINQDRCIVITPEGRFDLDVCTLACEHCSFVLEDMLPAIIDSGFWPGNVARRHQYLFSKKVFDLFDLLHKVLPGTSVSGFLHTLEEVSALNGRTSPINQETFMKGFEEFRYCRMEIQQLQHTSPFECPACHRKQHSAHVDGNKKLYRFDKVPSLNELIEVSETPTTKEHFFVNNEEVDHHLELVNYHDDTQPGMCGTSRWKAAKSTSKTMRGLDETGVVVAGCRHIIAQKAVNMFRGEIYGYTHFLHMNYLTHRNLGYLIHDVICKYWPWTSSVHYSGNSSGNEMIPCLPVMHAKAHTWHCQVLWGARWQDGAGAGSGEDMELFFSYISRWSPSTKYMLAYRREDFLTEAVRFWNQRKIDSLPQTLIQRLRKTDEKLLTLEGELNTLRVTSSINTTEDSLHLYKANIQAVARGELNKEFSERDNREQYFKLWKHMGIATSLTEFSASSDIVDSIILESAQLYKEATSVVSRSQTNTVRLRELEELLLIVDDASREQCLQEGKQLAIKTCLEHFQADMEMLFLSIKKKQVNVQNLATSSKHAKSTPEA